The following is a genomic window from Mytilus trossulus isolate FHL-02 unplaced genomic scaffold, PNRI_Mtr1.1.1.hap1 h1tg000445l__unscaffolded, whole genome shotgun sequence.
ATGAACAAGTGTAACTGCGacctactgctcactgatgatatgCCAAAACGAATACTTTaaggtaaacaggaagttatgAAGTGATTTATCTGAAAACACAGCACAAGGTATAGatgacttatataaaccttaaaatccttgtaatgtaattgctgagaaaaatgtaaagaaaatgttcaattttgATGTTATGTGTAAAATGATGTAAGTGTTGGCTAACGGGATATTGTTCAATTATGAATCTGATAACGAAACACACGGTAACGCTGACTTTTATAAACCCTgcaaccaaatttcagaaatcgtTGTATTCAATGTAACTCCTGAGAAAGATgcgacaaaaaatattcatgggacgatcggactgacggactgacagatTGACTGTTGGGTGGACTGATTGATGAACAGACAGAGGTCAAACAATAAACACTCAATTCACTTTTTCAAAGCGGGTGAATATGTTGAATGCTCATCGaagaaatcaaatacaaaagtaACGGTTAACAGCATAACTTATCTTTCAAACAATGAGGCTAAATTATGCACAATATTTTTCACTTCTTTTGCCTATAGTATATTTTCCCTATTCAAATGCACTTTTGTTTTTACCATTTTCTATTCAAgctattgaacatttttttgacaCCTTTCGCTGACTCTGTGATTCCTGTTCtggttttatttttggtttCTTTGCAATTGCCCCTTTACCTCTCGATTGTTGTGAAACTATAAGAGTGTTCAGATCAAGGTTCTTCAAAACTTCTTCTAAACAACGTGCACCTCTCCCTATGTTAGATAAAGCCTGAATAAGGACCCGTATTGTAGGTTTGACTATTGGGTCTTCTCTCCACTTGAATAATACGACCTTATTCTGTTCTGCTAAGTCAGAAGGATTGTTGCTCTGTATATTTTCCAGGTCAGGAATTGACAGCCCAAATTCGGTGCCAAGTTGTAAAAAAACCTGACCAATCTGTGGGGCTAATGTATCTAGAATCTCATCTGTTGGAATGAAATCCAAGTAATCGTCTGGAATATCTGAAATATTAActcattttatataaacaaatgattacTTTAAAATACTGTTAAGTTCATTGATCTGTGAAAATTTGAATTACACGAAATAAGCAGTTCCTTGTTCTTGATGTTTGCCTTCTGATAGTTAAGCCTATAACCCAATCAATAGAATGAATTCCATGTTATTTGTGTCTATCAAGATATTAGttatataacaatacaaaacaaactgGAGGCTCTAAAGGCCTGTATAAGCTCACTCTATTCGTTATGAATGTTCAACAAAGGACACTCTCCAACATTGTAGACAAGAATAGAATTCATGACACACATCTGTTTTGAAGATTTTGTTTAAGATGTAAGCCAAAAACAgcggtataaaaaaaaaaaaaaattgttatgaaaTGGCAAAGAAGTCTAATGAGGAATCGACAGACGATTTTAACCATCAGACTTATATTTTGTAGAACTGGTCTTGCTATTCTTTTTTGCCATTACAAGTTtcttcctatttttttttttatagttttcaagatgaTAGGCAAAAACGAAGAAGggtaaatttgtcatttaaaggCAATACATACTAAATAAAGTCATCTGacagttttataatttatggACAATTGATAGAGTTCATCATTCTAGACTTGTCTACCATTGTCAGATCTTCTCTGTTAATCCTAATAGATAAACTTGCATTGTTTGATGTTTTGGCCATATTGGTCATCTTGGTTGGCAGACGGGGCCATTAAACACAGATTTGGAAACTTAATAGCCAATTGAGGATTGCGATCAATTTAGTTGAATTGTGCCCTGTAGTTGCAGAAAGTATTCTTGTAAAAGTTAGCAGCAGACGACAAGAAAAGTTCACTGGTTCATTGTACCAGGTGAACAGAAAAGTTAAACTGTTCACCTAAATATACTCTACAGCATGACGGCAGATTTTATCTTATCACATAGTAAAATGAACTGTAAACTTTTCTAAGTGACTTAGTTGAACCAATTTATCCCATCGACTAAACGATAAAGGATACAAAAGATACAGCTTAGTCTGggtcatatcttgacttacatcttgAAATTAACAATGAGAGTTggttaaaaaatagaaaacgaTATCCCGGGGCCTGTAATTCATAAGACTGCTGCCTACatggaagctattaaaccaagagatCCAAATGGTGaatttgaaatcatcccttcgtgaCTTTTACGGATGCCaacacgagttggttgactgctatgcaataactgtttcacagatgata
Proteins encoded in this region:
- the LOC134702384 gene encoding uncharacterized protein LOC134702384, giving the protein MEQAKHPRVVSGNMMTICHTFIFLQNKEQCEEDCQGLNDDALSKTPSAIELLRFSNQCESNKMHELVTHLGMAMIWKDIEYNHPKDIQVAKFLLLSKWKEMKAKCNFKTLSEALISMGISTHVLCQVRRITKAETDIPDDYLDFIPTDEILDTLAPQIGQVFLQLGTEFGLSIPDLENIQSNNPSDLAEQNKVVLFKWREDPIVKPTIRVLIQALSNIGRGARCLEEVLKNLDLNTLIVSQQSRGKGAIAKKPKIKPEQESQSQRKVSKKCSIA